Proteins from one uncultured Cohaesibacter sp. genomic window:
- the thrC gene encoding threonine synthase gives MKYVSTRGNAPELGFCDAILAGLASDGGLYVPKVWPTLSDEEIASLAGKSYADIAFAVMWPYVEGEIPEATFRTMINEAYATFRHDAVAPLVQTGPNEYVLELFHGPTLAFKDVAMQLLARLMDYVLAEKGARATIVGATSGDTGGAAIEAFRGRSNTDIFILFPNGKVSPVQQRQMTSVLDDNVHCIALNGNFDDCQGLLKDMFAHESFRNRIAMSGVNSINWGRIMAQIVYYFSSALSLGAPFRPVSFTVPTGNFGDIFAGFVAKQMGLPIDKLIIATNQNDILARTLESGSYEVKGVTPSVSPSMDIQVSSNFERLLFEVHERDSSAVNRMMAGLKQSGSFSIDEQPLALLRDGFTADRASEDDTATTIKTVLADSGYLLDPHSAVGVHVARKFAAAALKQSEEEEAVAGGANVPMIVLSTAHPAKFPAAVEAASGQYPSLPVWLGDLMEREERLSVIDNQLDDVEAFILERSRAANDKED, from the coding sequence GTGAAATATGTGAGCACGCGGGGCAATGCGCCTGAACTGGGCTTTTGTGATGCCATTCTGGCAGGGCTTGCCAGTGATGGCGGCCTGTATGTGCCGAAGGTATGGCCGACACTGAGCGATGAAGAAATCGCTTCGCTGGCAGGCAAGAGCTATGCCGATATCGCCTTTGCGGTCATGTGGCCCTATGTCGAAGGGGAAATCCCCGAAGCAACGTTCCGCACCATGATCAACGAGGCTTACGCAACGTTCCGTCATGACGCTGTTGCGCCTCTGGTCCAAACCGGCCCGAACGAATATGTGCTGGAGTTGTTCCACGGCCCGACGCTGGCTTTCAAGGATGTGGCCATGCAGTTGCTGGCCCGCCTGATGGATTATGTGCTGGCCGAGAAGGGCGCCCGCGCTACAATCGTCGGTGCAACATCGGGCGATACGGGCGGGGCTGCCATCGAGGCTTTCCGCGGTCGTTCCAATACCGATATTTTCATTCTCTTTCCCAATGGCAAGGTCTCTCCGGTGCAGCAGCGCCAAATGACCTCCGTGCTGGATGACAATGTGCATTGCATCGCGCTCAACGGCAATTTCGATGATTGTCAGGGGCTTCTCAAGGACATGTTTGCTCATGAGAGCTTCCGCAACCGCATTGCTATGTCCGGTGTCAATTCGATCAACTGGGGCCGCATCATGGCCCAGATCGTCTATTATTTCTCATCCGCTCTGTCGCTGGGTGCGCCTTTTCGTCCGGTGTCCTTTACAGTGCCAACGGGGAACTTCGGCGATATCTTTGCTGGCTTCGTGGCCAAGCAGATGGGGCTGCCGATCGACAAGCTGATCATTGCCACCAACCAGAATGACATTCTGGCCCGCACGCTGGAAAGCGGCAGCTATGAGGTCAAGGGCGTAACCCCGTCCGTCTCTCCAAGCATGGATATTCAGGTTTCCTCCAACTTCGAACGCCTTCTGTTCGAGGTGCATGAGCGCGACAGCTCTGCGGTCAACCGCATGATGGCGGGTCTCAAGCAATCCGGTTCCTTCTCGATTGATGAGCAGCCTCTCGCCCTGTTGCGCGATGGCTTCACGGCTGATCGGGCCAGCGAGGACGACACCGCAACAACCATCAAGACAGTGCTGGCTGATAGTGGCTATCTGCTTGATCCTCATTCCGCTGTCGGCGTACATGTGGCACGTAAGTTTGCAGCTGCAGCCCTCAAGCAGAGCGAAGAGGAAGAGGCTGTGGCTGGCGGAGCTAATGTGCCGATGATTGTGCTCTCTACTGCGCATCCGGCCAAGTTCCCGGCGGCTGTTGAGGCTGCATCCGGTCAGTATCCATCCCTACCTGTCTGGCTGGGGGATCTGATGGAGCGTGAAGAGCGCCTCAGCGTTATCGACAACCAGCTCGATGATGTGGAAGCCTTCATTCTGGAACGCTCCCGCGCCGCCAACGACAAGGAGGACTGA
- a CDS encoding pitrilysin family protein: MSVNMTRLANGMTVVSDQMPHLKSSAVGVWVNAGSRSEDENEHGISHLLEHMAFKGTETRSAVQIVEEIESVGGDVNASTGIENTSYFVRILEDDLPLAIDILGDILANSTFDEEELEREKQVIIQEIGAAYDMPEDRVFDHILEQAYPDQPLGRTILGTPETVQGFSSFDIENYMGTHYHGPNMILSAAGAVRHDDLVDLGEKAFSGFSKTPPKPLQKAVYKGGESRDLQKDLMEAQVVLGFEGCSFIDDDYYVAQLLAAILGGGMSSRLFQEVREKRGLCYSIYTLHWGFEDSGLFGIHAATAAEHLPELLPVITGELTRVAEDLTQQELERARAQIKAGLLMGTESPASRASQLSRQVVLYGRPRLLEEMEETVADVSVADVRKLAEKIFCSGVPSMASVGPVQNLMWIDEVADRLGAPRPKV, encoded by the coding sequence TTGTCCGTCAATATGACCCGCCTTGCCAATGGCATGACCGTCGTGTCCGATCAGATGCCCCACCTGAAAAGCTCTGCCGTTGGCGTCTGGGTCAATGCGGGGTCGCGCTCTGAAGACGAAAATGAGCACGGTATTTCCCACCTGTTGGAGCATATGGCATTCAAGGGCACGGAAACCCGCTCAGCGGTGCAGATTGTCGAAGAGATCGAGTCTGTTGGCGGCGATGTGAATGCCTCTACGGGGATTGAGAATACGTCCTATTTTGTCCGTATTCTTGAGGATGACTTGCCGCTGGCCATCGATATTCTGGGTGACATTCTGGCCAATTCCACCTTCGATGAGGAGGAGCTTGAGCGCGAAAAGCAGGTCATCATTCAGGAAATCGGCGCTGCCTACGATATGCCGGAAGACCGTGTCTTCGATCACATTCTGGAACAGGCCTATCCGGATCAACCGCTGGGACGTACCATTCTGGGGACGCCGGAAACGGTTCAGGGCTTTTCATCCTTCGATATCGAAAATTACATGGGCACCCATTATCACGGCCCCAACATGATCCTGTCTGCTGCCGGGGCGGTGCGCCATGACGATCTGGTCGATTTGGGCGAAAAAGCTTTCTCCGGCTTCAGTAAGACCCCGCCCAAGCCCTTGCAAAAGGCTGTCTACAAGGGCGGTGAAAGTCGCGATTTGCAAAAGGATCTGATGGAAGCGCAGGTGGTGCTGGGCTTTGAGGGCTGCTCCTTTATTGATGATGACTATTATGTTGCCCAACTGCTTGCGGCCATTCTGGGCGGGGGCATGTCTTCTCGCCTGTTCCAAGAGGTGCGCGAGAAGAGAGGGCTTTGCTATTCCATCTACACGCTGCATTGGGGCTTTGAGGATAGCGGCTTGTTCGGCATTCATGCTGCTACTGCCGCGGAGCATCTTCCCGAGTTGCTGCCAGTGATTACCGGCGAACTGACCCGGGTGGCCGAAGACCTCACCCAGCAGGAACTCGAACGCGCCCGAGCCCAGATCAAGGCCGGCTTGTTGATGGGAACCGAAAGCCCGGCCTCGCGCGCCAGCCAGTTATCTAGACAGGTGGTGCTTTATGGTCGTCCGCGGCTGTTGGAAGAGATGGAAGAAACCGTTGCCGATGTGTCCGTTGCGGATGTACGTAAGCTGGCCGAAAAGATATTCTGTTCCGGAGTTCCCTCCATGGCGTCGGTTGGGCCGGTGCAGAATCTGATGTGGATTGATGAAGTTGCCGACCGTCTCGGTGCCCCTCGCCCCAAAGTCTGA
- a CDS encoding GNAT family protein, with translation MFPEKAARFKGIRAGASASFFTAAFGSLVSRPSVRGAVHPRLSGHSLYLRHPVKGDFAQWVRLRTASAGFLKPWEPIWPRDDLTMRGYRRRLDQYSRDRKTGRALPYLIFDARDNRLLGGVNVSNIRRGICQTATIGYWMGENHAGQGNMSRALALLLPYLFDCQGLHRIEAACLPTNSASISVLKKSGFQLEGKARSYLCINGQWEDHLLFSALRSDVIMSVGF, from the coding sequence ATGTTTCCTGAGAAAGCTGCCCGCTTCAAAGGGATCCGCGCTGGAGCATCCGCCAGCTTTTTTACGGCAGCCTTTGGCTCGCTCGTAAGCCGACCCTCGGTGCGTGGGGCTGTCCACCCACGCTTGAGTGGGCATAGCCTCTATCTGCGTCACCCGGTTAAGGGCGATTTTGCCCAATGGGTCAGACTGCGAACAGCCAGTGCCGGGTTCCTCAAGCCTTGGGAACCGATCTGGCCGCGGGATGATTTGACAATGCGCGGTTATCGGCGTCGGCTGGATCAATATAGCCGAGACCGCAAGACCGGCCGCGCCTTGCCCTATCTGATTTTCGATGCCAGAGACAATCGCCTGCTGGGCGGGGTCAATGTTAGCAACATACGCAGAGGGATTTGCCAGACGGCAACCATTGGTTACTGGATGGGGGAAAATCACGCAGGACAAGGAAATATGAGCCGGGCTCTGGCCTTGCTTCTGCCCTATTTGTTTGATTGTCAGGGCCTTCATCGCATCGAGGCGGCCTGTTTGCCAACCAATAGCGCATCCATCTCGGTGTTGAAGAAATCGGGCTTTCAGCTGGAAGGCAAAGCGCGTAGCTATCTCTGCATCAACGGACAATGGGAAGACCATCTGCTCTTCTCTGCCTTGCGCAGTGATGTCATCATGTCTGTCGGTTTTTGA